TGtgtccaaataatatattaaaaaatcagaactactaTATCAATTGCAAGcttttctatatctatattgactggactagtatAAGTTTCAGCTCATGCTTGATCATAAAAATTACAATCAATGAAAATGTATATTTACAGGGTTGATTTATTAGTGTTTGAGTTTATTCTTCAGCCAAGTTTCTACTACAACATATATGTACATTTTCTACGGTCGTATATTTGACataatatctatatctatacGTACAAAGCTCTCCCATCTTTTAAGCTCTTCCATCATTGAAAACTACAATTTCATTTCTGCTTATCAGAAAGCTACTGATAATTTTGTCTAAGGGATTTGTTGTACAGTGAAATCCACTTTCAAAATTgttagaatgaaaaaatataaatttacaataaagaaTGCTGATAGTTTTAAAGTAAACCTAactatagaataaaatgaatccaaatattatacTTACTCAGCGAATCTTTCTCATCGGCATGACAGTACGGCGTCTGATGCTCAATCTCCCAAAACATCCTTGAAAGATTCCTGAACATAATGTCGGTTGATCGTTTCAAGTGAACGCCATTTTGCGTTTTCAGCATTTCTTTATCCTCACAGTCTAAACCAAACGCAATGTATGGCGCTGAAACCTGGTCGCCcaagaatccatgatgtagaaTTTGGTCTTGATGCTGGAATATGGCATTGGTCAGCGTTAAATTCTTCTCGGACATTTCTGTTTCGAGCCAGGTAAACGCTACTCCCGTCTCTCTCCATTTGCTGTACTCTCTCGCGTTGATTCTCTCCCCATGACGTCTCTCACTCAGTTTCATGTTGTAGTCCCAATCATAGGCGCCCTTTCTTGAATCATATCTAAAATAATTCCATCACATTAGACACGATTATTTTGCAGCTTGTTAtaaagagtgagtcatatgcatgggaacccttcaataagttggagactgttgtagatataacactgtaactttcaggataagttattggtcaaatactctaccttttgacgtacaactgaacttcaacccctcataaggggggtgacttaggggttgtaactcaaatatgttaaatgtaaacacccattgtgtagtacatcattttaaaggcctttttaaaacaagaaagatggcattgataaaaatgttctatgatacttttatgcaaaatggcggctgattgaagttttcgtttttaaagaaataattgataaagttcagtCAGCCGCAATTTCgcataaaagtatcatagaccatttttattgatgtcatcctCCTATTTATGAAAAgaccttcaaaatgatgtaccacacaatggatgtgtacattcaaaatatttgagttacaaccccttatttccttaaaaactaaaacttcaatccgCCGCTATTTTgcataaaagtatcatagaacatttttatcgttgccatctttcttgttttaaaaaggcctttaaaattatgtactaCACagtgggtgtttacattcaaaatattctagctacaacccctaagtcaccccatTATGAGGGGTTAAAATTCAATTGttgagtatttgaccaataacttatcctgaaagttacagtattatatctacaacagtctccaacttattgaagggttcccatacatatgactcattCTGTATAAACATTCTATGTATTATATTTGTATAGCCTATGTCATTCTGTTTATCTTttgtattgtttaattaatatagaaataattacaTAGCATGTACcatttttttaactttttttgtATAATCACAACTAGCTTCAGCTTTAAGACCTTTTAGCCCTTTTTCAGGCTTTTAGACCTTTTTGTGTAGAAAGGATTTGTGACCTTTATTTTTAAgaaagatatttttatttttctattcatgaaaaacaagaaacatcATTATTTGCAATGTCAATGATGAACAGCATTTGTGCCACCTAAAAAAGCTGAACAaactaaacatttttttaaaataattcttgtGTATCCATATATTCTTCTCAAGAAACAATTGTTTCAATctagtttttcttttttgtattttttcaaaatacttttAACCAATTGAAATTTTTAGGTGACGATTATTTTTGTTTAGAATCTCATCATTCATATTGGAAAATGTTtagttgaaatgaaatattagtTTAATGTCAACATTTTGCAATCAGTTTTCGTCTTAATTCCAACTTCAAAAActctctatttaaaaaaatatattgaagaaCTATAATTGATCTGTACTCAAAACTCAATATGAAACATAATAATCTGTAAATACTATTCTATGTTTACAATCTGTTATTATGATTGCCTGTATTATTACAtttagattaaaaaaaaatacaacaacAAGTAGAATGATAAAAACTCATGTTGTAAAACCTaatgagttgaaaaaaatatcatacAGAAAAATGTTAAAGACTGAAGTTGAACCATAGTCACATCTTACCTTACTCCCATAGATTTCCTCAGCCTATTATCCCAGTGCTTAACCACATTATAGGTATCATTCTCCTGGCTCCAAAACTTGAAAACAATCTCCAATAAGTCCCTCTCTTTATATTTGAACAAATCCAATTCCACCAATGGCAATCTGAActttaaataatcaaaatcaGTTACAGTTTCTATCAGTTGTTGAGCTTTTTCCGAAATATATTTTGCAGTATTAGGCCTCACCAGGGTGTTTCCATAGATCTCCATCCATAGATGAACTTTTTCTTTCAACCCGAGTTTTTCGGACGGCTCAAAAGCTGTCAATAAGAGCAACATCTGACGGGCGATCAGCTCCATCAGGACCTCGGCAATGTAGAAATTGATTTTCACTTGTCGTTTGTGTCGATAACACTTCGATATTGTTTCCAAAACATGCCTGGCGTCACTTCCACCAATAATTAAAATGTTAATAGGCTCATCGTCATTTTCCCGGTGATCCAACTCGTTTTGAAAGTCTATTGACGCGCTATAACCCCAAAACATTGTTTCGGTGATAGTCAAATAAAAATCACTGGTGAAAAATGGATGGAGGATTTGCTTCTAACTCTTCTAAGCTTCTTCCTGATCACAAATATAGGATTTTATTACCAGAAATGCAGCACATTGTTCTATTCTTAGCGTTGATAAACATAAATCTGAAAGATTGTAAGTTTACTTTACTTGAATACACTGCtgtacagtaggcctacctgaGACGTACATAGCAACCGATAACAGCACTTGACTACCTGAGTTTCGAGAAGCAGTAATATTGATCAAATACaggcccctgtttcataaaaactacaaaaaaactaaaaaaagtcTTATAATACAGGAACAgatgattttatcggctatattgagcatgtaattggaatggtgaatctcctgtattacgtgacttataagttttatgaaacagaTTGTGGGaacgaaaattatttttttgcaataaagaataaacCAAAAATTCAAATGCGCATATTTTTTATCAGAATGTACCTTTTTTGATTAAACTGTTACCTATACTTTATCATAGgctattcattcaaaaataaagaTTGATTTCATtcgtaaaata
This region of Nilaparvata lugens isolate BPH unplaced genomic scaffold, ASM1435652v1 scaffold5919, whole genome shotgun sequence genomic DNA includes:
- the LOC111057203 gene encoding dynein assembly factor 3, axonemal; translation: MFWGYSASIDFQNELDHRENDDEPINILIIGGSDARHVLETISKCYRHKRQVKINFYIAEVLMELIARQMLLLLTAFEPSEKLGLKEKVHLWMEIYGNTLVRPNTAKYISEKAQQLIETVTDFDYLKFRLPLVELDLFKYKERDLLEIVFKFWSQENDTYNVVKHWDNRLRKSMGVRYDSRKGAYDWDYNMKLSERRHGERINAREYSKWRETGVAFTWLETEMSEKNLTLTNAIFQHQDQILHHGFLGDQVSAPYIAFGLDCEDKEMLKTQNGVHLKRSTDIMFRNLSRMFWEIEHQTPYCHADEKDSLNLGLVVTELTETIHTSTEFEKPSQKSKKDEDFLKKEAKERDNYTSLPLPNFKVTFFPPSAITDLPHKQKFNNFFDLIWISQNVLKKVSADLFTMVKNGAKVLVENRNYVVSLYKEEFAKTPAEIDSVMKLCSCALVEPFDLNKDGYAKYKYQNKSDGDKCLGNAEELHEIPDERDDVSKNSIDQIVKNVENEEN